AACTCATCTAACTGGTTTTGAATATCCTGTTCACTTTGCTCAAGATTGGCATCATGTGCTTCAGCGGCTGCAATTAAGCTAACCATCTCTGCCCGCAATCCATCTTGAGTTGCATATTGTGCTTCCAAGTCAGCCTGCTTTGTTGTCAAATCAGCACGCTTGGTTTCTTGCTCAGCTTTCTTGGTCTCAACTGCAAGCCGTTTCTCATTAATCTCACGAATCAATTCCTTATCGGCTCCAGTAATCTGCGAAACTGCCTCGCTGCGGTGAATAACATCAGTTAGTGAACTGGCATTTAAAATAAAATCGAGATATTGATTTCCCTTATTGGCCAGTTGCATTGAACTCATGCGATCACGAATAATTTCATGCTTTGCTTCAATTTCAGCCTCTAATGTGGCAATCTCATTTTGCAATGTTGTAATTGTAGACTCGATAACTGCAATTTGTTCTTTAGTTTGACTAATTCCATTCTCCAAGATTCTAATCTTCTCAGTAATTCCTTCATAGTCATTTTTATAGCCATCAAGCTTTTGCTGATTGGCTTCGCGCTCCGCTTGAATCCGATCATATTCTGCCTGACATTCCGCCGCCGAATCACATGCAGCAACCGGCATTGGATTAAAACTACTGATTCCGGCGAATACACCGAGCATCAATACAATTGATAATACACTAAACTCTACTTTTTTACGTACTTTCATCATGGACCTCCAAATTCTCTTTCCACTTTTACTTGTGCGTGTCCTAACTTTTTGCCCTACTATTTCTTCAAGAATTTACCAACCGGCAATAGACTTCCGATAAATCCGATGGCAACCCCTAATGCGCCAACGAAAACTGTAACTGGTAAAGCTATAACCTCGAATGGTGCGAAAGCAAATATTGTCATGCTTGCCTGAATACTGTCGAAGAAGTAATAATAGCCACCTAATACTAAACCAATCGGAATAGCGGCACCAATAATACCTATAAAAATCCCTTCAAGGATAAATGGCGTTCGAATAAACCAGTTCGATGCCCCTACAAGACGCATAATCTCAATTTCAACCCGACGCGCAATAATGGTAATTCTGATTGTATTGGAAATTAATATTAACGCAACAATCCCAACAACTGCACTTAAGCCCACACCAACATATTGAATAGTACCGAAGACAGCAAAGATTTTCTCTGCAGTCTCAGTTTGATATTTGACTTCATAAACACCATCAATATTTTTAACAGCATTAATAACTGTTTGATAATCTTTTGAATCATCAAGTTTAATGGT
The Culicoidibacter larvae DNA segment above includes these coding regions:
- the ftsX gene encoding permease-like cell division protein FtsX, with amino-acid sequence MRVFRMLGRQIIDAFKNIFRQGWMSFSAILSVAVTLFLTSLVVVLLINITYITNAMEQDIAIYVSLDKEITTNQAAEMQQEIKQIPNVVSVAYQSEDQELDDLIKYYGEDGKIFEDYRETNPLKKTFTIKLDDSKDYQTVINAVKNIDGVYEVKYQTETAEKIFAVFGTIQYVGVGLSAVVGIVALILISNTIRITIIARRVEIEIMRLVGASNWFIRTPFILEGIFIGIIGAAIPIGLVLGGYYYFFDSIQASMTIFAFAPFEVIALPVTVFVGALGVAIGFIGSLLPVGKFLKK
- a CDS encoding murein hydrolase activator EnvC family protein codes for the protein MMKVRKKVEFSVLSIVLMLGVFAGISSFNPMPVAACDSAAECQAEYDRIQAEREANQQKLDGYKNDYEGITEKIRILENGISQTKEQIAVIESTITTLQNEIATLEAEIEAKHEIIRDRMSSMQLANKGNQYLDFILNASSLTDVIHRSEAVSQITGADKELIREINEKRLAVETKKAEQETKRADLTTKQADLEAQYATQDGLRAEMVSLIAAAEAHDANLEQSEQDIQNQLDEFNNGVPSTSYFSLPTPTGVVTCEFGCYSGHIGTDIGGLGYGTPILSIGNGRVLETLSGCSQGSGTSYCGGGYGNYVVVGYIVDGTSYVAMYAHLQSPAVSRGDVVSQGQTIGYSGFSGLGTGPHLHLEILKNIEYFPGDKGIRYQYVINTRDVISYPGAW